In the genome of Pseudomonas sp. LBUM920, one region contains:
- a CDS encoding BON domain-containing protein translates to MTVNRLSLLAITLCLAISGCSTAITATRDTPIQDDRGTRTFGSTIDDSLIETKVKVNVAKAATDLGNGASRIVVTSFNGVVLLAGQTPRAELKAQAEQAASSVQRVKKVHNELQVMDPITLLAISNDALLTTKIKAQMLTDSAVPGSRIKVVTDNGIVYLMGLLTQAEATRASNLVQGVSGVQKIVKVFEYID, encoded by the coding sequence ATGACCGTTAACCGCCTCAGCCTTTTGGCCATTACGCTGTGCCTTGCCATCAGCGGCTGCAGCACGGCAATCACCGCGACACGTGACACACCGATTCAGGATGACCGGGGCACACGTACTTTCGGCAGCACAATCGACGACTCGCTCATCGAAACCAAGGTCAAGGTCAACGTCGCCAAGGCCGCTACAGACTTGGGCAATGGTGCCTCGCGCATTGTGGTTACCAGCTTCAACGGCGTGGTACTGCTGGCCGGCCAGACGCCGCGTGCGGAGCTCAAGGCCCAGGCAGAACAAGCCGCCTCGTCGGTCCAGCGGGTCAAGAAGGTCCACAATGAACTGCAGGTCATGGACCCTATTACCCTGCTGGCCATCAGTAACGATGCGTTGCTGACCACCAAAATCAAGGCGCAGATGCTTACCGACAGCGCCGTGCCGGGCTCGCGCATCAAAGTCGTCACCGATAACGGCATCGTTTACCTGATGGGCCTGCTGACCCAGGCGGAAGCCACGCGCGCGTCCAACCTGGTTCAGGGTGTGTCCGGCGTACAGAAGATCGTAAAAGTGTTCGAATACATCGACTGA
- a CDS encoding YraN family protein, whose protein sequence is MPERSSAQSGKDAELQALQYLQRQGLRLLAQNWLCKRGELDLVMLDGDTVVFVEVRYRKHAQWGGALASIDGRKRQKLILAAQFFLQKEHRWADSPCRFDVVAIESTPSGPADLNWLKDAFDS, encoded by the coding sequence ATGCCCGAGCGGTCCAGCGCACAAAGCGGCAAGGATGCCGAACTTCAAGCCCTCCAGTATCTGCAACGACAGGGTCTGCGCCTTCTGGCGCAGAACTGGTTGTGTAAACGCGGTGAGCTTGATCTGGTCATGCTTGACGGCGATACAGTAGTATTCGTCGAAGTCCGCTACAGAAAACACGCACAATGGGGTGGCGCGCTCGCCAGTATCGACGGGCGCAAGCGTCAGAAGCTGATACTCGCCGCGCAGTTTTTCCTGCAAAAAGAGCATCGCTGGGCTGACTCCCCCTGCCGTTTCGATGTGGTTGCCATAGAAAGCACACCGTCTGGCCCCGCTGATCTGAATTGGCTTAAAGATGCCTTCGACAGCTGA
- a CDS encoding penicillin-binding protein activator, whose protein sequence is MIACLRLLSALCLAALLAACASSPSSSLGDLPRTPDASIEQLLEQATSANTPEKAAMLRLSAADLAYHQNNPGRSSQILAQVPLDVLKPAAQVFASTLAAELAMARNQPKAALAALNHPSLQSLKELPTDQQIRTGTVHARAYEADGQTLAAARERVAMAALLTGDAANSNHEAIWALIAALPADQLQASGNPTLDGWISLAKAVKGAGTLEQQQAAIDTWRAQNPEHPAAVQLPTPLTKLKELASQPLNKIALLLPQDGPLAAVGKALREGFMAAHYQAEQAGQKPPVIEFYDSSRLTSLDDFYAKAQAAGVQLVVGPLEKPLVKQLAARPQLPIATLALNYSELNENPPQLFQFGLAAEDEAREVSRRARADGLHRAAAMVPRGEWGERVYKAFRQDWEANGGTVVGVEYVDQPVALAQQIADLFQLRKSEGRAKSLQSAVGTDVAAQPSRRQDIEFIFLAVTPQLAQQIKPTLNFQYAGDVPVYATSHVFSASGDKNQYLDMTNVMFCETPWLLNTTDPLRNQVAAQWPQANGSLGRLYAMGADAYRLAPRLGQLKALPDTRVDGLSGSLGISANQRVDRQMPWAKFVGGDIQRLPDTSR, encoded by the coding sequence ATGATCGCTTGCCTGCGGCTGCTCTCCGCCCTCTGCCTCGCTGCCTTATTGGCTGCCTGCGCCAGCTCGCCCTCGTCCAGCCTTGGCGACCTCCCCCGGACCCCGGATGCCAGTATCGAGCAACTGCTCGAACAGGCTACCTCCGCCAACACGCCAGAAAAGGCCGCGATGCTGCGCCTGAGTGCGGCTGACCTGGCCTACCACCAGAACAACCCTGGGCGTTCGTCGCAGATTCTCGCGCAGGTGCCCCTGGATGTCCTGAAGCCGGCCGCGCAAGTGTTTGCCAGCACCCTGGCCGCCGAACTGGCCATGGCGCGCAATCAGCCCAAGGCTGCATTGGCAGCCCTGAACCATCCCAGCCTGCAGAGCCTGAAGGAGCTGCCGACCGATCAGCAGATCCGCACCGGCACCGTGCATGCCCGCGCCTATGAGGCCGATGGGCAGACCCTGGCCGCCGCGCGAGAGCGTGTCGCCATGGCTGCGCTGCTGACGGGCGACGCTGCCAACAGCAACCACGAAGCTATCTGGGCGCTGATTGCCGCGCTGCCGGCTGACCAGTTGCAAGCCAGCGGTAACCCGACGCTTGATGGCTGGATCAGCCTGGCCAAAGCCGTCAAAGGCGCCGGCACCCTGGAGCAACAACAAGCCGCGATCGACACTTGGCGCGCGCAGAACCCTGAGCACCCGGCCGCAGTGCAACTGCCGACGCCGCTGACCAAGCTCAAGGAACTGGCCAGCCAGCCGCTGAACAAGATCGCCCTGCTACTGCCGCAGGACGGTCCGCTGGCTGCGGTCGGCAAGGCGCTGCGCGAAGGCTTCATGGCGGCTCACTACCAGGCTGAACAAGCCGGGCAGAAACCGCCGGTCATCGAGTTCTATGACAGCTCGCGCCTGACCTCCCTCGACGACTTCTATGCCAAGGCCCAGGCCGCCGGCGTACAACTGGTCGTCGGCCCGCTGGAAAAACCGCTGGTCAAACAACTCGCAGCTCGCCCGCAACTGCCGATCGCGACGCTGGCGCTGAACTACAGCGAATTGAATGAAAACCCGCCACAGCTGTTCCAGTTCGGCCTGGCCGCTGAAGACGAAGCCCGCGAAGTCTCGCGCCGTGCCCGCGCCGACGGCTTGCACCGCGCCGCCGCCATGGTGCCGCGTGGCGAATGGGGTGAGCGTGTCTACAAAGCCTTCCGCCAGGATTGGGAAGCCAATGGCGGCACCGTCGTCGGCGTCGAGTACGTTGACCAGCCGGTCGCCCTCGCCCAGCAGATTGCCGACCTGTTCCAGCTGCGCAAAAGCGAAGGTCGCGCCAAGAGCCTGCAAAGCGCCGTTGGCACTGACGTAGCGGCGCAACCGTCGCGCCGCCAGGACATCGAGTTCATCTTCCTGGCGGTGACGCCGCAATTGGCCCAGCAGATCAAGCCGACCCTGAACTTCCAGTACGCCGGCGACGTGCCTGTGTATGCGACGTCCCATGTGTTCAGCGCCAGCGGCGACAAGAACCAGTACCTGGACATGACCAACGTCATGTTCTGCGAAACCCCTTGGCTGCTCAACACCACCGACCCGCTGCGCAACCAGGTTGCCGCGCAATGGCCACAAGCCAATGGCAGCCTGGGCCGCCTGTACGCGATGGGCGCCGACGCCTACCGCCTGGCACCGCGCCTGGGTCAACTCAAGGCGCTGCCGGATACGCGCGTCGACGGCCTCTCGGGCAGCCTGGGCATCAGCGCCAACCAGCGTGTCGACCGCCAGATGCCGTGGGCGAAATTCGTTGGTGGTGACATCCAGCGCCTGCCGGACACCTCGCGCTGA
- a CDS encoding MBL fold metallo-hydrolase, with product MSQLPALIRETFPVGPLQCNCTIIGDPITKKAIVVDPGGNHELILARLEALGLKVVSIIHTHAHLDHFLASGQLKEKTGATLHLHKDDKFLWDNLEMQCQMFRVPYTPVPSPDRWLEDDEALACGCGVALHTPGHTPGSMSFWFADAKLLIAGDTLFKRGVGRTDLWGGDQATIVRSIKQRLYTLDEGATVVTGHGPDTRLGDEMRENPFVRA from the coding sequence ATGTCTCAGCTACCAGCCCTGATTCGCGAAACCTTCCCCGTCGGCCCGTTGCAGTGCAACTGCACCATCATCGGTGACCCGATCACCAAAAAAGCCATCGTGGTCGACCCCGGCGGCAATCACGAGCTGATCCTGGCTCGCCTGGAGGCGTTGGGCCTCAAGGTGGTGAGCATCATCCATACCCATGCGCACCTCGATCACTTCCTGGCTTCCGGCCAATTGAAAGAGAAAACCGGCGCCACTTTGCATCTGCACAAGGATGATAAATTCCTGTGGGATAACCTGGAAATGCAGTGCCAGATGTTTCGCGTGCCTTATACGCCGGTGCCGTCGCCGGATCGCTGGTTGGAAGATGATGAGGCGTTGGCCTGTGGTTGCGGCGTGGCCTTGCACACGCCAGGGCATACGCCAGGTTCGATGAGCTTCTGGTTTGCCGATGCCAAGTTGTTGATTGCCGGCGACACGTTGTTCAAGCGCGGCGTAGGGCGGACCGACCTGTGGGGTGGGGACCAGGCGACTATCGTGCGTTCGATCAAGCAGCGTTTGTACACCCTGGATGAGGGCGCGACGGTGGTTACCGGGCACGGGCCGGACACCCGGTTGGGCGATGAGATGCGTGAGAATCCGTTTGTGCGGGCGTAG
- a CDS encoding phosphoheptose isomerase, with amino-acid sequence MDMQSRIRQLFQASIDTKQQAMDVLAPHIEQASQVMVNALLNEGKMLSCGNGGSAGDAQHFSSELLNRFERERPSLPAIALTTDTSTITSIANDYSYNEIFSKQIRALGQPGDVLLAISTSGNSANIIQAIQAAHDREMIVVALTGRDGGGMASLLLPEDVEIRVPANVTARIQEVHLLAIHCLCDLIDSQLFGSEE; translated from the coding sequence ATGGACATGCAATCCCGAATTCGCCAGCTTTTCCAAGCCAGCATCGACACCAAGCAACAGGCGATGGACGTACTTGCACCGCACATCGAGCAAGCCAGTCAGGTCATGGTCAATGCCTTGCTCAACGAGGGCAAAATGCTTTCGTGCGGCAACGGCGGTTCGGCCGGTGATGCCCAGCACTTTTCCTCCGAGCTGCTCAACCGCTTCGAGCGCGAGCGCCCGAGCCTGCCGGCCATTGCCTTGACCACCGACACGTCGACGATCACCTCGATCGCCAACGACTACAGCTACAACGAAATCTTCTCCAAACAGATTCGCGCCCTGGGCCAACCCGGCGACGTGCTGCTGGCGATCTCCACCAGCGGCAACTCGGCGAACATTATTCAAGCGATCCAGGCCGCACATGATCGCGAAATGATTGTCGTAGCATTGACCGGTCGTGACGGCGGCGGCATGGCCTCGCTGCTGTTGCCGGAGGACGTTGAAATCCGCGTCCCGGCCAATGTCACTGCACGCATTCAAGAAGTCCACCTGCTGGCGATCCACTGCCTGTGCGATCTGATCGACAGCCAACTGTTCGGGAGTGAAGAATGA
- a CDS encoding LuxR C-terminal-related transcriptional regulator produces MTDLSRIQGPASAVIPTLEARFYRPPLPDGYVLRPRLCERLSAGLEGRLLLVSAPAGFGKSSLAVEFCQSLPAHWQSLWLGLSPRDNDPGRFLERLLDGLQQYFPQLGAQSLGLLKMRQRHQPFAFEEWLDGLLDELTLHLSTRAPLLLVLDDYHLAQGPVLDRCLQFFLNHLPDGLVVMVTSRQRPDWHLARLRLSRHLLELHEQDLRLTHDESLAVLDRHSSSLRGEALDNLIRRSEGWVAGLRFWLLAIAEAGNESALPHSLHGGEGLIRDYLLEEVIDCLPVEVQAFLYDTAPQDRFCSELCDAVREAHDSAEILRYLQAHQVFLVPLDEQGHWYRYHHLFSDLLRTRRVSNATLPIASLHLRACRWFNAQGFIDEAVEQALRAGHLDVAANLVQNLSEEQLLAEQNVGMLLRWKMDLPDSLLISTPRLIVLYSWALGLACQLDAAEELSGYLSRFLPAPSATAQKSMLAQWLALSGIIARGRGDRELTQRYCSEALESLPHKRYGQRLMCLSTLSNLAIVDADLWRARGLNRESLELAQRVGNPLFEALAHYDRARVLQARGEILRSLDEVRQGLQRLQGLAPQRLYAVRARLSLYEGYLLLVRYQSDAGLARLRAGLSEARACRDISVLIGHCVIANFEGRRGDFAKAFAELAEAERLMHIWDVPPIYYLAMITLIKCELWLAQGRTDLADAWLTRLGQTYNGEHAAAAPEFHPHLAQHIGLQQAALDAIRHQPAAALQRLEELAQQAHNSGRQMIALMALTQQAHVLLECGQEAKARPIVAQALEAGVGGALQPFQRLLERYPDWMREQLGKTPHALLNQSLLALLPVVAAAEALPTHETLSTRELAVLQLIAQGCSNQEISNQLFISLHTVKTHASHINSKLGVERRTQAVARAQEMGLLG; encoded by the coding sequence ATGACTGATCTGTCCCGAATCCAAGGGCCTGCAAGCGCAGTAATTCCGACCCTGGAAGCGCGCTTCTACAGGCCACCTTTGCCTGACGGCTATGTGCTGCGCCCGCGCCTGTGCGAACGGCTGAGTGCTGGCCTGGAGGGGCGATTGCTACTGGTCAGCGCTCCGGCGGGGTTCGGCAAGAGTTCGCTGGCGGTAGAGTTCTGCCAGAGTTTGCCGGCGCATTGGCAAAGCCTGTGGCTGGGCCTGAGCCCACGCGATAACGACCCGGGCCGTTTCCTCGAGCGCCTGCTCGACGGTTTGCAACAGTATTTCCCGCAACTCGGCGCCCAATCCCTGGGCCTGCTGAAAATGCGCCAGCGTCACCAACCCTTTGCCTTTGAAGAATGGCTCGACGGCCTGCTCGATGAGCTGACGTTGCACTTGTCCACGCGTGCGCCCTTGTTGCTGGTACTGGATGACTACCATCTGGCTCAGGGTCCGGTGCTGGATCGTTGCCTGCAGTTTTTCTTGAATCATTTACCCGATGGGCTGGTGGTCATGGTCACCAGCCGCCAACGTCCCGACTGGCACCTGGCGCGCCTGCGGCTGTCCCGGCACCTGCTGGAGCTGCACGAACAGGACCTGCGCCTGACCCACGACGAATCGCTGGCCGTGCTGGATCGGCACAGCAGTTCGTTGCGCGGCGAGGCGCTGGACAACTTGATCCGGCGCAGTGAAGGATGGGTCGCCGGCCTGCGTTTCTGGCTATTGGCAATCGCCGAAGCGGGCAATGAAAGCGCGTTGCCGCACAGCTTGCACGGTGGCGAAGGGCTGATTCGTGATTACCTGCTCGAAGAGGTCATCGACTGCCTGCCGGTTGAAGTGCAGGCGTTCCTGTACGACACGGCGCCTCAGGATCGTTTCTGCAGCGAGCTGTGCGACGCCGTGCGCGAGGCCCACGACAGCGCGGAAATCCTGCGCTATTTGCAGGCCCATCAGGTGTTTCTGGTGCCGCTGGATGAACAGGGCCACTGGTACCGTTACCACCATTTGTTTTCCGATTTGCTGCGCACGCGCCGCGTGAGCAATGCCACCTTGCCGATTGCCAGCCTGCACTTGCGGGCCTGTCGATGGTTCAACGCCCAGGGTTTTATCGACGAAGCCGTAGAGCAGGCATTGCGCGCCGGCCACCTCGATGTGGCGGCAAACCTGGTGCAGAACCTGTCAGAGGAGCAACTGCTGGCCGAGCAGAATGTGGGCATGCTGCTGCGCTGGAAGATGGACTTGCCCGACAGCCTGCTGATCAGCACGCCGCGCTTGATCGTGCTCTACAGTTGGGCGCTGGGGTTGGCGTGCCAGTTGGATGCGGCAGAAGAATTGTCAGGCTACCTCAGTCGCTTCCTGCCGGCGCCGTCGGCCACTGCGCAAAAGTCGATGCTGGCCCAATGGCTGGCGCTGAGCGGGATCATCGCCCGCGGGCGAGGTGATCGTGAATTGACCCAGCGTTATTGCAGCGAGGCGTTGGAAAGCCTGCCGCACAAACGCTATGGCCAGCGCCTGATGTGCCTGTCGACCCTGTCCAACCTGGCTATTGTCGATGCCGACCTGTGGCGCGCGCGTGGCCTGAATCGCGAATCCCTGGAGCTGGCGCAGCGCGTCGGCAACCCGCTGTTCGAGGCCCTGGCCCATTACGACCGCGCGCGCGTGTTGCAGGCGCGCGGCGAAATTCTGCGTTCTCTGGACGAAGTGCGCCAGGGGCTGCAACGCCTGCAGGGCCTTGCGCCTCAACGGCTGTACGCCGTACGCGCGCGGCTATCGCTGTACGAAGGTTACCTGCTGCTGGTGCGTTATCAGTCAGACGCTGGCCTTGCCCGCTTGCGTGCCGGCCTGAGCGAAGCGCGCGCCTGCCGCGATATCAGCGTGCTCATCGGGCATTGTGTGATCGCCAATTTCGAAGGGCGGCGCGGTGATTTCGCCAAGGCCTTCGCCGAACTTGCCGAAGCCGAGCGCTTGATGCATATCTGGGACGTGCCGCCGATCTATTACCTGGCGATGATCACCCTGATCAAATGCGAATTATGGCTGGCCCAAGGCCGCACCGACCTCGCCGACGCCTGGCTGACCCGCCTGGGGCAGACCTATAACGGTGAGCACGCCGCCGCCGCACCGGAGTTTCATCCGCACCTGGCGCAACACATCGGGCTGCAGCAGGCCGCACTCGATGCGATCCGCCATCAACCGGCTGCGGCCCTGCAGCGCCTCGAAGAGCTGGCGCAGCAGGCGCATAACAGCGGGCGCCAGATGATTGCCCTGATGGCCCTGACCCAGCAGGCGCATGTATTGCTGGAGTGCGGCCAGGAAGCCAAGGCGCGGCCGATCGTGGCCCAGGCGCTCGAGGCGGGCGTTGGTGGCGCACTGCAACCGTTCCAGCGTCTGCTGGAACGTTATCCTGACTGGATGCGCGAGCAACTCGGCAAGACCCCGCATGCGTTGTTGAACCAAAGCCTGTTGGCGCTGCTGCCGGTGGTTGCCGCCGCCGAGGCCCTGCCCACGCACGAAACCCTCAGCACCCGCGAGCTGGCAGTGCTGCAACTGATCGCCCAGGGCTGCTCAAACCAGGAGATCAGCAACCAGTTGTTTATCTCCCTGCACACGGTGAAAACCCACGCCAGCCATATCAACAGCAAGCTGGGCGTGGAACGCCGAACCCAGGCAGTAGCGCGGGCGCAGGAGATGGGGTTGTTGGGGTAG
- a CDS encoding DUF1302 domain-containing protein → MTSVNQFWRRARLPLAVSLASTLAGPAFGVSFNIGEIEGSFDSSLSVGASWSTAGRNKDLIGVNNGGKGLSQTSDDGHLNFNKGDSFSKIFKGIHDLELKYGDTGIFVRGKYWYDFALQNEDLDFKNVSNNNRKEGAKSSGGQILDAFIYHNYTVADEPGSVRFGKQVVSWGESTFIGGGINSINPIDVSAFRRPGAEIKEGLIPVNMFYVSQTLTDNLSAEAFYQLEWDQTVVDNCGTFFSQPDVIADGCSNNLRVLNKRSTIPGAALPTLNALGVDVNNEGVLVKRGGDRDARDSGQFGVAMHYNFEPLDTEFGAYFMNYHSRAPIFSATGAPNSAYTRPLGPLAALRPLIVAGSSQYFVEYPEDIRLYGLSFSTTLPTGTAWSGELSYRPNAPVQLSTTDILYAGVTPIPGYGNASVLKGTPGQDLHGYNRKEVTQFQTTFTHFFDQVMGATRLTTVGEIGVTHVGGLESKNTARYGRDPVFGPGTLPGGFCNALNNSTAQGAGLPNASGLNTNCNNDGYTTATSWGYRARAIWEYPDVFAGVNLKPNVAWSHDVKGYSPGPGGNFEEGRKAVSLGVDAEYQNTYTVGLNYTNFFGGRFTTVDDRDFIALSAGVNF, encoded by the coding sequence ATGACCTCAGTAAACCAGTTCTGGCGCCGGGCAAGACTGCCCCTGGCCGTCAGTCTCGCTTCTACGCTCGCCGGGCCCGCATTCGGCGTCAGTTTCAACATTGGTGAAATCGAAGGTAGTTTTGACTCCTCCCTGTCGGTGGGGGCGAGCTGGTCGACTGCGGGTCGCAATAAAGACCTGATTGGTGTCAACAACGGCGGCAAGGGGCTTTCGCAAACCTCCGATGACGGCCACCTGAACTTCAACAAGGGTGATTCCTTCTCGAAGATCTTCAAGGGTATCCATGACCTTGAATTGAAATACGGCGACACCGGCATTTTTGTGCGTGGCAAATACTGGTATGACTTCGCGCTGCAAAACGAAGACCTGGACTTCAAGAATGTCAGCAACAACAACCGCAAAGAGGGCGCCAAGTCCTCTGGCGGGCAGATCCTCGATGCGTTCATTTATCACAACTACACCGTTGCCGATGAGCCAGGCAGCGTGCGCTTCGGCAAGCAGGTAGTGAGCTGGGGCGAAAGTACGTTCATTGGTGGCGGTATCAACTCGATCAACCCGATCGACGTGTCTGCATTCCGTCGTCCGGGCGCCGAGATCAAGGAAGGCTTGATTCCGGTCAACATGTTCTACGTGTCCCAGACCCTCACCGACAACCTCTCCGCAGAGGCGTTCTACCAGTTGGAGTGGGACCAGACCGTGGTGGATAACTGCGGCACGTTCTTCTCCCAGCCAGACGTGATTGCCGACGGTTGCAGCAATAACCTGCGGGTCTTGAACAAGCGTTCCACCATCCCTGGCGCGGCCTTGCCGACATTGAATGCTCTGGGTGTGGACGTTAACAATGAGGGCGTGCTGGTAAAACGTGGCGGTGACCGTGATGCACGGGACAGCGGCCAGTTCGGCGTGGCCATGCACTACAACTTCGAACCGCTGGACACCGAGTTCGGCGCGTATTTCATGAACTACCACAGCCGTGCGCCGATCTTCAGCGCGACAGGTGCGCCCAACTCGGCCTACACCCGTCCACTGGGGCCGTTGGCGGCATTGCGTCCGCTGATCGTGGCGGGCAGTTCCCAGTACTTCGTCGAGTACCCGGAGGATATCCGCCTGTATGGCTTGAGCTTCTCCACCACGTTGCCGACCGGCACCGCCTGGAGTGGTGAGTTGAGCTACCGGCCGAACGCGCCGGTGCAACTGAGCACCACCGATATCCTGTACGCGGGCGTTACGCCGATTCCGGGCTATGGCAATGCGTCGGTGCTCAAGGGCACGCCGGGCCAGGATCTGCACGGCTACAACCGCAAGGAAGTGACCCAGTTCCAGACCACCTTCACGCACTTCTTTGACCAGGTAATGGGCGCGACCCGCCTGACCACCGTGGGCGAAATCGGCGTGACCCATGTGGGCGGGTTGGAAAGCAAAAACACTGCGCGTTATGGCCGCGATCCGGTGTTCGGCCCTGGCACGCTACCGGGTGGTTTCTGCAACGCGCTGAACAATTCGACCGCTCAGGGGGCGGGCCTGCCGAATGCATCCGGCCTGAACACCAATTGCAACAACGACGGCTACACCACCGCGACGTCCTGGGGTTATCGCGCCCGGGCGATCTGGGAATACCCGGATGTGTTTGCCGGTGTGAACCTCAAGCCCAACGTGGCCTGGTCCCATGACGTCAAAGGTTATTCGCCAGGCCCTGGCGGCAACTTTGAAGAAGGTCGCAAGGCCGTCAGCCTGGGCGTCGATGCCGAGTACCAGAACACCTACACCGTCGGCCTGAACTACACCAACTTCTTTGGTGGCCGGTTCACCACGGTGGATGATCGCGACTTTATCGCCTTGAGCGCCGGCGTGAACTTCTAA
- a CDS encoding OmpA family protein, whose translation MFTPRRLLVVATAVALLSGCASPNPYDGSQGQANDGSQGGISKTAKYGGLGALAGALAGAAIDHNNRGKGALIGGAIAGIGAAGYGYYADQQEKKLRESMANTGVEVQRQGDQIKLIMPGNITFATNSDAIASSFYTPLNNLANSLKQFNQNTIQIVGYTDSTGSRQLNMDLSQRRAQSVANYLTSQGVSPTNLSARGAGPDNPIASNADVNGRAQNRRVEVNLGPIPGQQYGQPGQQQQQQQAPQQNNQFQGNPYQQYQ comes from the coding sequence ATGTTTACTCCGCGTCGTCTTCTTGTTGTTGCCACCGCCGTAGCCCTGTTGTCCGGCTGCGCCTCGCCCAATCCTTATGACGGCAGCCAGGGGCAGGCAAATGATGGTTCGCAAGGCGGTATCAGCAAAACCGCCAAGTACGGCGGCCTGGGTGCGCTGGCTGGCGCATTGGCCGGTGCAGCCATCGACCATAACAACCGTGGCAAGGGTGCACTGATCGGTGGTGCTATCGCCGGTATCGGCGCCGCCGGTTACGGCTACTACGCCGACCAGCAGGAAAAGAAACTGCGTGAAAGCATGGCCAACACCGGTGTTGAAGTGCAGCGCCAGGGCGACCAGATCAAGTTGATCATGCCGGGTAACATTACCTTTGCCACCAACTCGGACGCGATTGCCAGCAGCTTCTATACGCCACTGAACAACCTGGCGAACTCGCTGAAGCAGTTCAACCAGAACACCATCCAGATTGTCGGCTACACCGACAGCACCGGCAGCCGCCAGTTGAACATGGACCTGTCCCAGCGTCGTGCACAGAGCGTGGCCAACTACCTGACGTCGCAGGGCGTGAGCCCGACCAACCTGAGTGCGCGCGGTGCCGGCCCGGATAATCCGATTGCCAGCAACGCCGACGTGAATGGCCGTGCGCAAAACCGTCGCGTAGAGGTCAACCTCGGCCCGATCCCAGGTCAGCAATACGGCCAACCAGGTCAGCAGCAACAACAGCAACAAGCGCCACAGCAGAACAACCAGTTCCAGGGCAACCCGTACCAGCAGTACCAATAA
- a CDS encoding DUF1329 domain-containing protein, whose translation MKITKSLLHVGVLGLSIMAGSVMAAVSADEAAKLGTTLTPMGAEMAGNAAGTIPKWSPLPTNAGAVDARGFLANPYASEQPQFTITAQNVEQYKDKLAPGQYAMFKRYPDTFKMPVYPTHRGATVPADVFAAIKKNATNTNLVSGGNGLENFETAVPFPIPKSGVEVIWNHITRYRGGSVTRLVTQATPQTNGSFSLVYFRDQFVFRDKMKDYDPKNPGNVLFYFKQQVTAPARLAGGVLLVHETLDQVKEPRSAWVYNAGQRRVRRAPQVSYDGPGTAADGLRTSDNLDMYNGAPDRYDWKLEGKKEIYIASNSYKIDDPKLKYVDIIKAGHINQDLARYELRRVWHVVATLKEGQRHIYAKRDFFIDEDTWQAAVIDHYDGRGQLWRVAEAHAENYYDKQVPWYALETLYDLQSGRYLALGMKNEEKQAYDFGFTATTSDFTPAALRQDGVR comes from the coding sequence ATGAAAATAACTAAAAGTCTGTTGCACGTGGGTGTGCTTGGGCTGTCGATCATGGCGGGTAGCGTCATGGCAGCAGTTTCGGCCGATGAAGCCGCCAAGCTGGGCACGACCCTGACCCCGATGGGCGCAGAGATGGCCGGTAACGCGGCCGGTACCATCCCCAAATGGTCGCCGCTGCCCACCAATGCCGGCGCCGTGGATGCCCGTGGTTTCCTCGCCAACCCGTATGCCAGCGAGCAGCCGCAGTTCACGATCACCGCGCAGAACGTCGAGCAGTACAAAGACAAGCTGGCGCCGGGGCAGTACGCGATGTTCAAGCGTTACCCGGACACCTTCAAGATGCCGGTCTACCCGACCCATCGCGGCGCTACCGTGCCGGCTGATGTGTTCGCCGCCATCAAGAAGAACGCCACCAACACCAACCTCGTGTCTGGCGGCAACGGCCTGGAAAATTTCGAAACCGCGGTTCCGTTTCCGATCCCCAAAAGCGGCGTGGAAGTGATCTGGAACCACATCACCCGCTATCGCGGCGGCAGCGTGACGCGTCTGGTCACCCAGGCCACGCCGCAAACCAACGGCTCGTTCAGTCTGGTGTACTTTCGCGATCAGTTTGTGTTCCGCGACAAGATGAAGGACTACGACCCGAAAAACCCGGGCAACGTGCTGTTCTACTTCAAGCAGCAAGTGACCGCGCCGGCACGTCTGGCCGGTGGTGTGCTGTTGGTGCACGAAACCCTCGACCAGGTGAAGGAGCCGCGTTCGGCGTGGGTCTACAACGCCGGCCAACGCCGTGTTCGCCGGGCGCCGCAAGTGTCCTATGACGGGCCGGGCACCGCCGCCGATGGCCTGCGTACCTCCGACAACCTCGACATGTACAACGGCGCACCGGACCGCTACGACTGGAAGCTGGAAGGCAAGAAAGAAATCTACATCGCCTCCAACAGCTACAAGATCGACGATCCGAAGCTCAAGTACGTCGACATCATCAAGGCCGGCCACATCAACCAGGACCTGGCACGTTATGAGCTGCGTCGCGTCTGGCACGTGGTCGCAACCTTGAAGGAAGGCCAGCGCCACATCTACGCCAAGCGTGACTTCTTCATCGACGAAGACACCTGGCAAGCCGCTGTGATCGACCACTACGATGGCCGTGGCCAATTGTGGCGCGTGGCTGAAGCTCACGCTGAGAACTACTACGACAAACAAGTGCCGTGGTATGCCCTCGAAACCCTCTACGACCTGCAGTCCGGCCGTTACCTGGCCCTGGGCATGAAGAACGAAGAGAAGCAGGCGTATGACTTCGGCTTTACCGCCACCACCAGCGACTTCACCCCGGCGGCCCTGCGCCAGGATGGCGTGCGTTAA